The Candidatus Phaeomarinobacter ectocarpi genome includes a region encoding these proteins:
- the pstC gene encoding phosphate ABC transporter permease subunit PstC, whose translation MSATTLILVILVLSYIGYLLGRSKATSVAGGELVSLHSLPSYHGAYVAVWCGIPALVLLALWVALEPQVADMILRANLPDSTVAALTAPELNLLITDIKNLATGNIVSREVDPALQAAADGYSAALWIGNMALIVVALAIAILGIGYARSHIEKDLRARNRVERVVRIIMVVASTIAIFTTIGIVASLIFEASRFFARVSWVEFLFGLQWSPQTAIRAEQVGSSGAFGAVPIFAGTFLITIIAMCVAVPVGLFSAIYMSEYAGPKFRSVAKPILEVLAGVPTVVYGFFAALTVAPLFRGFGESVGLDVASESALAAGMVMGVMIIPFVSSLSDDVMNAVPQTLRDGSFALGATKSETIKQVVVPAALPGIVGAVLLAVSRAIGETMIVVMAAGLAANLTANPLEAVTTVTVQIVTLLVGDQEFDSAKTLAAFALGLVLFFITLCLNVFALSIVRKYREKYD comes from the coding sequence ATGAGCGCGACCACCCTAATCCTTGTCATTCTGGTCCTGAGTTACATCGGGTACCTGTTGGGCCGCAGCAAGGCCACCTCAGTTGCGGGTGGTGAGCTGGTCTCCCTTCACTCTCTGCCCAGTTATCACGGCGCCTATGTCGCCGTATGGTGCGGCATCCCCGCCCTTGTTCTGCTCGCACTCTGGGTAGCGCTTGAGCCGCAGGTGGCGGACATGATCCTGCGGGCCAATCTGCCGGACTCAACTGTCGCAGCGCTTACGGCGCCGGAGTTGAACCTCCTTATTACAGATATCAAGAACCTTGCGACCGGCAACATTGTCAGCCGCGAGGTTGATCCTGCCCTTCAGGCCGCCGCCGATGGCTATTCCGCGGCGCTGTGGATCGGCAACATGGCCCTGATCGTCGTGGCACTCGCGATTGCCATCCTGGGCATCGGCTACGCACGCAGCCACATCGAAAAGGATCTGCGCGCCCGTAACCGCGTCGAACGTGTCGTTCGGATCATCATGGTTGTCGCTTCGACGATCGCGATCTTTACAACCATTGGCATTGTGGCCTCGCTGATATTTGAAGCCAGCCGCTTTTTTGCCCGCGTCTCTTGGGTTGAATTCCTCTTTGGCCTGCAGTGGAGCCCGCAGACGGCCATCCGCGCCGAGCAGGTTGGGTCGTCTGGCGCCTTTGGCGCGGTGCCGATTTTCGCTGGTACTTTCCTTATTACCATCATCGCCATGTGTGTCGCGGTGCCGGTCGGCCTGTTCTCAGCCATCTATATGTCCGAATATGCGGGCCCCAAATTCCGCTCGGTGGCCAAGCCTATTCTTGAGGTTCTCGCAGGCGTTCCAACCGTGGTCTATGGCTTCTTTGCAGCCCTGACCGTGGCGCCGCTCTTTCGAGGGTTTGGTGAATCTGTCGGCCTGGACGTGGCATCAGAGAGTGCACTGGCGGCGGGCATGGTCATGGGTGTCATGATCATCCCCTTTGTGTCCTCCTTGTCTGATGATGTGATGAACGCTGTGCCGCAGACACTGCGCGACGGGTCATTTGCTCTGGGTGCCACCAAGTCTGAAACAATCAAGCAGGTCGTTGTGCCTGCTGCATTGCCGGGCATTGTAGGCGCGGTTCTGCTGGCTGTATCTCGTGCCATTGGTGAAACCATGATTGTGGTCATGGCCGCAGGCCTGGCGGCCAACCTGACGGCCAACCCGCTCGAAGCCGTTACCACCGTCACCGTTCAGATTGTGACGCTGCTGGTCGGTGACCAGGAATTTGACAGCGCCAAGACACTGGCCGCCTTTGCGCTGGGTCTTGTTCTCTTCTTCATCACGCTCTGCCTGAACGTCTTCGCGCTCAGCATCGTTCGCAAGTACCGGGAAAAGTATGACTGA
- a CDS encoding substrate-binding domain-containing protein, whose translation MNYRKMTIAAAAVASIAFAGAAQARDQIQIVGSSTVFPFSTLVAEQFGKTTEFKTPVVESTGSGGGMKLFCSGVGLEHPDITNASRRIKSSEFEKCTEAGITITEVKIGYDGIVLANSNSAPTYELTRQQIFLALAKQVPNAEGDLVDNPNNKWSDIDPSLPDVEIEVLGPPPTSGTRDAFVELVMRKGARKFDMLNTLRGEDKKAFRAISDTMREDGKFVEAGENDNLIVQKLEANANALGIFGFSFLEENRDKVHGSIVEGNEPTFDSIASGDYPVSRSLFFYVKNEHVGVVPGIKEFVAEFVAEKAVGPEGYAIDKGLIPLPDADREAMREGALALTPLTM comes from the coding sequence ATGAACTATCGTAAGATGACCATCGCTGCTGCAGCGGTTGCGTCGATTGCATTCGCCGGCGCTGCCCAGGCACGCGACCAGATCCAGATCGTCGGCTCCTCGACGGTTTTCCCGTTCTCGACCCTCGTCGCTGAGCAGTTCGGCAAGACGACCGAATTCAAAACACCTGTTGTTGAATCAACTGGTTCAGGTGGCGGCATGAAGCTGTTCTGCTCAGGCGTTGGCCTTGAGCACCCGGACATCACCAATGCATCACGTCGCATCAAGTCCAGCGAATTTGAAAAGTGCACGGAAGCCGGCATCACCATCACCGAAGTCAAGATCGGTTACGATGGCATCGTGCTCGCCAACTCAAACTCTGCACCAACATATGAACTGACCCGTCAGCAGATCTTCCTGGCACTTGCCAAGCAGGTTCCAAACGCTGAGGGCGATCTTGTTGATAACCCAAACAACAAGTGGTCCGACATTGATCCGTCACTGCCGGATGTTGAAATCGAAGTTCTGGGCCCGCCCCCGACCTCCGGTACACGTGACGCCTTCGTTGAACTCGTTATGCGCAAGGGCGCTCGCAAGTTCGACATGCTCAACACCCTGCGTGGCGAAGACAAGAAGGCATTCCGTGCCATCTCCGACACAATGCGCGAAGACGGCAAGTTCGTTGAAGCTGGTGAAAACGACAACCTGATCGTTCAGAAGCTTGAAGCTAACGCCAACGCTCTGGGCATCTTCGGCTTCTCCTTCCTCGAAGAAAACCGCGACAAGGTTCACGGCTCTATCGTTGAAGGCAATGAGCCGACTTTCGACTCAATCGCTTCCGGCGACTATCCCGTCTCCCGCTCACTTTTCTTCTACGTGAAGAATGAGCACGTCGGTGTGGTTCCTGGCATCAAGGAATTCGTTGCTGAATTCGTTGCTGAAAAGGCTGTTGGCCCAGAAGGCTATGCCATCGACAAGGGTCTGATCCCGCTTCCAGACGCTGATCGTGAAGCAATGCGCGAAGGTGCACTCGCACTGACACCGCTGACAATGTAG
- the pstB gene encoding phosphate ABC transporter ATP-binding protein PstB has product MSVAENISEAPTTEPAATNAPVKMETRDVNVFYGEKQALFDVSLDIRKNQVTSLIGPSGCGKSTYLRCLNRMNDVIDIARITGSIKLDEDNIYDPNVDVVEIRARIGMVFQKPNPFPKSIYDNISYGPRIHGIAATKNEMDEIVEVSLRRAGLWEEVKDRLAEPGTGLSGGQQQRLCIARAIAVSPEVILMDEPCSALDPIATARIEELIDELKDNYTIAIVTHSMQQAARVSQRTAFFHLGILVEEGDTEQIFTNPRDERTQDYITGRFG; this is encoded by the coding sequence ATGTCAGTTGCCGAGAATATCTCTGAAGCCCCGACCACTGAGCCGGCTGCGACCAATGCACCGGTGAAAATGGAAACGCGCGACGTCAATGTCTTCTACGGTGAGAAGCAGGCCCTGTTTGATGTCAGCCTGGACATCCGCAAGAACCAGGTCACGTCCCTTATCGGACCGTCCGGCTGTGGCAAGTCCACCTATCTGCGCTGCCTCAATCGTATGAACGATGTGATCGACATTGCGCGCATCACCGGGTCGATCAAGCTGGACGAAGACAACATCTACGATCCGAATGTGGACGTGGTGGAAATTCGCGCCCGCATCGGCATGGTGTTTCAAAAGCCAAACCCGTTCCCCAAATCCATCTACGACAATATTTCCTACGGCCCGCGCATTCACGGCATCGCGGCCACCAAGAACGAGATGGACGAAATCGTTGAAGTGTCGCTCCGGCGCGCCGGCCTTTGGGAAGAGGTCAAAGACCGTCTGGCCGAGCCCGGCACCGGCCTGTCCGGCGGTCAGCAGCAACGTCTGTGCATTGCCCGCGCAATTGCCGTGTCACCGGAAGTGATCCTCATGGACGAGCCATGCTCTGCCCTTGACCCGATCGCGACCGCCCGCATCGAAGAGCTGATCGATGAGCTCAAGGACAATTACACGATCGCCATCGTTACCCACTCCATGCAGCAGGCGGCACGCGTGTCCCAGCGCACGGCGTTTTTCCACCTGGGCATTCTGGTGGAAGAAGGTGACACAGAGCAGATTTTCACGAACCCGCGCGATGAGCGGACCCAGGACTACATCACCGGCCGTTTTGGTTAG
- a CDS encoding acyl-CoA dehydrogenase family protein has product MEIAPIPGLADEVNDIRLRTAKIVNDKIIPAEPILFKGGKDAEPVRAEIKEHVKEQGLWAPHLPVEYGGMGVGFLAHAYMNEVMAWSPFSARLFGVVAPNSGNQKVLLKYGTEEQKKKWLEPLISGEMESCFSMTEPDNAGSDPRSIQTRAVREGDEWVINGHKWYTSNARRADFAIVMCRTAREEAEAGKPSDTMVQIIVPMNSPGLEIVRSVPVWGHTHGDHCEITYTDVRVPVENALGRVGSGHAAAQDRLGAGRVFHCMNSIGAMWRAFDMMVTRAMSREVHGGTLETKQFVQGFIADSYMDIQAARLMTINCARVMDEGGDARTDISAIKVFVPAAFERVVDRAIQVHGALGVSGDTPLAGMYTGARTLRLADGPDEVHRILIAKNVFKHYKAGGSWDFGT; this is encoded by the coding sequence GAGGTCAATGACATCCGGCTGCGTACGGCCAAGATCGTCAATGACAAGATCATTCCCGCCGAACCGATCCTTTTCAAAGGCGGCAAGGACGCCGAGCCGGTCCGGGCCGAGATCAAGGAACACGTCAAGGAGCAGGGCCTGTGGGCGCCGCATCTGCCGGTTGAATATGGCGGCATGGGCGTCGGATTTCTGGCCCACGCCTACATGAATGAAGTCATGGCCTGGTCGCCCTTTTCAGCGCGCTTGTTTGGTGTGGTGGCGCCGAACTCGGGCAACCAGAAAGTGCTGTTGAAATACGGGACCGAAGAACAAAAGAAGAAATGGCTCGAGCCGTTGATCTCCGGAGAGATGGAAAGCTGCTTTTCCATGACCGAGCCGGACAATGCAGGCTCTGACCCGCGCTCCATTCAAACCCGCGCCGTCCGCGAAGGGGACGAGTGGGTCATCAATGGCCACAAATGGTACACGTCCAACGCACGCCGGGCAGACTTCGCCATTGTCATGTGCCGGACCGCCCGTGAAGAAGCGGAAGCCGGCAAGCCGAGCGACACCATGGTGCAGATCATCGTACCAATGAACTCGCCGGGTCTTGAAATCGTTCGCTCTGTCCCCGTCTGGGGACACACCCACGGCGACCATTGTGAAATAACGTATACGGACGTTCGGGTGCCTGTAGAAAATGCGCTTGGTCGCGTCGGCTCAGGGCACGCGGCCGCTCAGGACCGGCTGGGCGCTGGGCGTGTCTTCCACTGCATGAATTCCATCGGCGCCATGTGGCGGGCCTTCGACATGATGGTGACCCGCGCCATGAGCCGGGAAGTGCATGGCGGCACACTGGAGACCAAGCAGTTCGTGCAGGGTTTTATCGCGGATAGCTACATGGACATTCAGGCGGCACGTCTGATGACCATCAATTGCGCCCGCGTCATGGATGAAGGCGGTGATGCCCGCACGGACATTTCAGCCATCAAGGTGTTTGTGCCTGCTGCCTTCGAGCGTGTGGTCGACCGCGCCATTCAAGTGCATGGTGCCCTTGGTGTCTCAGGCGATACGCCGCTTGCAGGCATGTACACCGGCGCCCGTACCCTGCGATTGGCAGACGGTCCCGATGAAGTGCATCGCATCCTGATCGCCAAAAATGTCTTCAAACACTACAAGGCAGGTGGTAGCTGGGACTTTGGCACATAA
- a CDS encoding ATP-binding protein, producing MADEREDLTQSSDPHRSGDPPRSGDPLRRGLRPAASEDLVNLRTLDIAVVAAGAMGCVLFAGLVDVMSMDAAVLLAAAIAALGAGWLKFAPRASKTVRRAELPMTRPTATRSEFPLTPETGVAIIERLPDPIILLDRSGRIILHNRAAMNIVGQGAARRHISTVMRVPEVLEAVAHVVEGEAAQVVEYAQPVPIERHYHAFIAPVIAAASDNAKERQRNVLIMLHDLTTLKRAEQMRADFVANASHELRTPLASMSGFVETLQGPARDDPDARDKFLGIMQEQAERMGRLINDLLSLSRIELNEHVRPSDRVDLASIIHDTADMLSPLAEKEGVTISIDIEEGLPQPLGDRDELVQVCQNLLANAFKYGGSGGRVEVSLRRDRPQGSEGTSSVDPLPGSIVMTVRDFGHGIEREHIPRLTERFYRVNVEQSRRRGGTGLGLAIVKHIVNRHMGSLSIDSELGVGSTFKVFLPVDQKSILASVVARSPANVTGNVI from the coding sequence ATGGCTGATGAGCGAGAAGACCTGACCCAATCCAGCGATCCGCACCGATCCGGCGATCCGCCCCGATCCGGCGATCCTCTAAGGCGCGGTCTGCGCCCGGCTGCGTCGGAAGACCTGGTCAATCTGCGCACCCTGGACATCGCCGTGGTGGCGGCAGGGGCTATGGGCTGTGTCCTGTTCGCGGGTCTTGTTGATGTCATGTCCATGGACGCTGCGGTGCTGCTCGCAGCAGCAATTGCGGCACTGGGTGCCGGGTGGCTGAAGTTTGCGCCGCGTGCCAGCAAGACGGTGCGTCGTGCAGAACTGCCGATGACCCGGCCGACGGCAACCCGATCCGAGTTTCCACTCACACCTGAAACCGGTGTCGCCATCATTGAGCGTCTGCCGGACCCGATCATTCTGCTGGATCGCTCCGGTCGCATCATCCTGCACAATCGCGCCGCCATGAATATTGTGGGGCAGGGCGCAGCCCGCCGTCACATCTCAACTGTCATGCGTGTGCCGGAAGTTCTCGAAGCGGTGGCGCATGTGGTGGAGGGCGAGGCTGCCCAAGTAGTTGAATACGCACAGCCTGTTCCCATCGAGCGCCATTACCACGCATTTATCGCGCCGGTCATCGCAGCCGCCAGCGACAACGCCAAGGAACGTCAGCGAAATGTGCTGATAATGCTGCACGACCTGACGACCCTCAAGCGCGCTGAGCAGATGCGGGCAGACTTTGTCGCCAATGCCAGCCACGAGCTTCGCACGCCACTGGCATCCATGTCCGGCTTCGTGGAAACCCTGCAGGGCCCCGCGCGTGACGACCCTGATGCCCGCGACAAGTTCCTCGGCATCATGCAAGAGCAGGCGGAGCGCATGGGCCGTCTCATCAATGATCTGCTTTCGCTCAGCCGCATCGAACTCAATGAGCATGTGCGCCCGAGCGATCGCGTGGACCTCGCCTCCATTATTCACGACACCGCAGACATGCTGTCCCCCCTTGCTGAAAAAGAAGGGGTAACCATCAGCATCGACATCGAGGAGGGCCTGCCGCAGCCCCTGGGCGACCGCGATGAATTGGTTCAGGTCTGCCAGAACCTGCTGGCCAACGCGTTCAAATATGGCGGGTCCGGCGGCCGCGTCGAAGTCTCGCTGCGGCGCGACCGGCCTCAGGGAAGCGAAGGTACTTCCAGTGTTGATCCGTTGCCCGGCAGCATCGTCATGACCGTGCGGGACTTTGGACATGGCATTGAACGAGAGCATATTCCGCGTCTGACAGAACGGTTCTACCGCGTGAATGTGGAGCAGAGCCGCCGTCGAGGTGGCACCGGGCTTGGACTTGCGATCGTCAAACACATCGTCAATCGGCACATGGGCTCTTTGTCGATAGACAGCGAGCTAGGTGTTGGATCGACCTTCAAGGTGTTCCTGCCGGTTGATCAGAAATCGATTCTGGCATCGGTCGTCGCACGGTCGCCGGCGAATGTGACAGGCAATGTCATATAA